A single genomic interval of Granulicella tundricola MP5ACTX9 harbors:
- the rplO gene encoding 50S ribosomal protein L15 → MAIRNLSNLRAPKKANENKKRVGRGMGSGMGKTSTRGHKGQGSRSGSSLMRGFEGGQMPLHRRLPKRGFTNIFRVEYTVVGLDRLAELNAANNETEFTLDKIVELGLRRRKNSLIKVLNNGEISAAITVHAHKFSKTAKEAIEKAGGKAVVIGEGADEAAA, encoded by the coding sequence ATGGCAATTCGTAATCTCTCCAATCTCCGCGCCCCCAAGAAGGCGAATGAAAACAAGAAGCGCGTCGGCCGCGGTATGGGTTCCGGCATGGGTAAGACCTCGACCCGCGGACACAAGGGTCAGGGTTCGCGTTCGGGTTCGTCCCTGATGCGCGGTTTTGAAGGCGGTCAGATGCCCCTTCACCGCCGTCTCCCCAAGCGCGGTTTCACGAACATCTTCCGCGTGGAGTACACCGTCGTTGGACTCGATCGTCTGGCTGAGCTCAACGCCGCCAACAACGAGACCGAGTTCACCCTGGACAAGATCGTTGAGTTGGGTCTGCGTCGCCGCAAGAACTCCCTCATCAAGGTCCTGAACAACGGCGAAATCTCCGCTGCAATCACCGTGCATGCGCACAAGTTCTCGAAGACCGCGAAGGAAGCGATCGAGAAGGCGGGCGGCAAGGCAGTTGTGATCGGCGAAGGCGCTGACGAAGCTGCCGCTTAG
- the rpmD gene encoding 50S ribosomal protein L30 — translation MANATIKLQYFRSMICAPTKQKLTIKGLGFTRLNQIVVREDTPSIHGMVKKVPHLVRIVD, via the coding sequence ATGGCAAACGCAACCATCAAGCTCCAGTACTTCCGTTCCATGATCTGCGCACCGACCAAGCAGAAGCTCACCATCAAGGGCCTCGGCTTCACGCGGTTGAACCAGATTGTCGTTCGCGAAGATACTCCCTCGATCCACGGCATGGTGAAGAAGGTTCCTCACCTCGTCCGTATCGTCGACTAA